The following proteins are co-located in the Echinicola sp. 20G genome:
- a CDS encoding lysoplasmalogenase: MQQKGIIWLYLYLIAGLADMAMIVQELESFRFITKPLILLSLAIYFLTTTSVIKNSLLRKAVGAALLFSLAGDILLLFPNLFLYGLGAFLIAIICYIIGFKLTQNHQINLRNINFLKIFFYNLPIYIFATLVYFLINDNLHQLKTPVIIYILAMVMMVSTARERFKRTNSQSFVQVFLGAALFMVSDSILALDLFFQPIPSDGVLVMGTYILAQLLIVMGIRSHLIYSPKSTNKTISS; this comes from the coding sequence ATGCAGCAAAAAGGAATCATTTGGCTCTACTTATATCTTATTGCTGGCCTTGCAGATATGGCCATGATCGTTCAGGAACTGGAATCTTTTCGATTCATTACCAAACCGCTTATTTTGTTATCCTTGGCTATCTATTTTCTGACCACCACTTCAGTGATCAAAAACAGTCTTCTTAGAAAAGCCGTTGGTGCAGCCCTGCTCTTTTCTTTGGCTGGAGATATTCTCCTATTGTTTCCTAACTTATTCCTTTATGGATTGGGCGCTTTCTTGATCGCTATTATTTGTTATATCATTGGGTTTAAACTGACCCAAAACCATCAAATCAACCTAAGAAATATTAATTTCCTCAAAATATTTTTTTACAACCTGCCCATTTACATTTTTGCCACATTGGTCTATTTTCTCATCAATGACAACCTGCACCAACTTAAGACACCGGTAATCATCTATATTCTGGCCATGGTCATGATGGTTTCTACAGCCAGAGAAAGATTTAAGAGGACCAATTCTCAAAGCTTCGTTCAGGTATTCCTTGGTGCTGCTCTTTTTATGGTCTCCGATAGCATATTGGCTTTGGACTTGTTTTTCCAGCCAATACCTAGCGATGGCGTTTTGGTGATGGGAACTTACATATTGGCTCAGTTATTAATTGTAATGGGAATCAGAAGCCACTTGATTTATAGCCCTAAATCAACCAATAAAACAATAAGCTCCTAA
- a CDS encoding TlpA disulfide reductase family protein gives MRSRISFLTGLLVCLIIIMGFRLTLKHDTEPNFKIISFEEFEKIKSKESNKLRIFNFWATWCAPCIKEMPYFETVSQNDASVELVFISLDDGRKPEKVTTFLEKKNIKSPVYLLNDVDYNQWIDKINPNWSGAIPATLFVQPSGENHFHEGELEESELEALINKLKP, from the coding sequence ATGCGATCCAGAATATCATTTCTCACAGGTTTATTGGTTTGTTTGATCATAATCATGGGCTTTCGACTCACTCTCAAGCATGACACAGAGCCAAATTTCAAAATCATTTCTTTTGAGGAATTCGAGAAGATAAAATCCAAAGAATCAAACAAACTGAGAATCTTTAACTTTTGGGCCACTTGGTGCGCACCTTGCATCAAAGAGATGCCCTACTTTGAAACTGTCAGTCAAAACGACGCATCAGTAGAGTTGGTGTTTATCTCACTGGATGATGGCCGGAAGCCAGAGAAGGTAACCACATTTTTAGAAAAAAAGAACATCAAATCTCCGGTTTACTTGCTCAATGATGTGGATTACAATCAATGGATTGACAAAATAAATCCCAATTGGTCTGGAGCTATCCCAGCCACCCTTTTCGTTCAACCCAGTGGAGAAAACCACTTTCATGAAGGAGAATTGGAGGAATCAGAATTAGAGGCATTGATCAACAAACTAAAACCATAA
- a CDS encoding thioredoxin family protein: protein MKNIIIIVLVFGFIGSHSYNFAQTQGYQIGDEAMDFELPNVSGDQVSLSGLENAKGAIVIFTCNTCPYAKAYEDRIIELHEEYAPRGYPVVAINSNDDQISPGDSFEAMKVRASEKDFPFDYAYDKDQTVIKAYGGMRTPHVYLLNKEENKFVVSYIGAIDNNYQDPNSVSEAYVENAVEALLQNKNIETKTTKAIGCGIKWIKETD from the coding sequence ATGAAAAACATCATCATTATCGTACTTGTTTTCGGTTTTATTGGAAGCCATTCTTACAACTTTGCCCAAACCCAGGGCTATCAAATAGGAGATGAAGCCATGGATTTTGAACTCCCAAATGTCAGTGGAGACCAAGTTTCATTAAGTGGACTGGAAAATGCGAAAGGAGCCATTGTAATATTCACTTGTAACACCTGCCCTTACGCAAAAGCCTATGAAGATAGGATCATTGAACTCCACGAGGAATATGCCCCTAGAGGATACCCAGTGGTTGCCATCAACTCCAACGACGATCAAATCAGCCCTGGAGATAGTTTTGAAGCTATGAAAGTACGTGCTTCAGAAAAGGACTTTCCCTTTGATTATGCCTATGATAAAGATCAAACAGTCATCAAAGCTTATGGGGGTATGCGCACTCCCCATGTCTATTTGCTCAACAAAGAAGAAAATAAATTTGTCGTGAGCTATATCGGAGCCATCGACAACAATTACCAAGATCCTAATTCCGTCTCAGAAGCCTATGTCGAAAATGCTGTGGAAGCGCTACTGCAAAACAAAAACATTGAGACCAAAACAACCAAAGCCATTGGGTGCGGTATCAAATGGATCAAAGAAACGGACTAA
- the aspS gene encoding aspartate--tRNA ligase, with protein MLRTHTCGELRLEDVGKEVTLSGWVQRVRNKGGLVWVDLRDRYGVTQLIFEEGSSDQELLDKAASLGREFVIQAKGEVIERTSKNNKIPTGDIELKTTALEVLNASKVPPFVIEDETDGGEELRMKYRYLDLRRKVVREKLQLRHHMMQETRKFMDGEDFMEVETPVLIKSTPEGARDFLVPSRINQGEFYALPQSPQTFKQLLMVSGFDRYFQIVKCFRDEDLRADRQPEFTQIDCEMSFVDQEDILTTFEGLVKHLFTTVKKVELPEVERMTFADAMKYYGNDKPDLRFDMKFVELNELAQNKGFNVFDAAELVVGICAPGAGSYTRKQVDALTEWVKRPQIGAKGLVYVKCNEDGTFKSSVDKFYGQEDLKAWADKMGANPGDLMLILSGDKNAVRKQLSELRLKMGTDLGLRDKNVFKPLWVLDFPLLEWDEETKRYHAMHHPFTSPKKEDIPLLESDPGAVRANAYDLVINGVEIGGGSIRIHDRDTQKTMFKHLGFTDEEAQAQFGFLMEAFEYGAPPHGGIAFGFDRLCAIFGGSDSIRDYIAFPKNNSGRDVMIDSPSPIADEQLQELSIQLALKK; from the coding sequence ATGTTAAGAACACATACTTGTGGGGAGTTGCGTTTAGAGGATGTGGGCAAGGAAGTGACGCTTTCTGGTTGGGTCCAGCGCGTTCGTAACAAAGGTGGATTGGTATGGGTCGATTTAAGAGACCGTTACGGCGTGACCCAATTGATTTTTGAAGAGGGTTCCAGTGATCAAGAACTTTTGGACAAAGCAGCTTCTCTTGGAAGGGAATTTGTTATTCAAGCCAAAGGGGAAGTCATTGAAAGAACTTCTAAAAACAATAAAATTCCTACAGGGGATATTGAACTGAAAACGACTGCTTTGGAGGTGCTCAATGCTTCTAAAGTTCCCCCTTTTGTGATCGAGGACGAGACAGATGGTGGTGAGGAGCTGAGAATGAAGTACCGTTACCTTGATTTGAGAAGGAAGGTAGTTCGTGAGAAGCTTCAACTAAGACACCACATGATGCAGGAGACCCGGAAATTCATGGACGGTGAAGACTTCATGGAAGTGGAGACTCCTGTATTGATCAAGTCTACCCCAGAAGGTGCCAGGGACTTTTTAGTGCCCAGCAGAATCAACCAAGGTGAGTTCTATGCACTGCCTCAGTCACCTCAGACTTTCAAGCAATTGTTGATGGTCAGTGGTTTTGACCGTTATTTCCAGATCGTAAAGTGTTTTAGAGACGAGGATTTGCGAGCAGACAGGCAACCTGAATTTACACAAATAGACTGCGAGATGTCTTTTGTGGACCAGGAAGATATTTTGACCACTTTTGAAGGTTTGGTAAAGCACCTTTTTACTACTGTGAAGAAAGTAGAATTACCAGAGGTGGAAAGAATGACTTTTGCCGATGCCATGAAATATTATGGTAACGACAAGCCAGATTTAAGATTCGATATGAAGTTTGTTGAGCTAAATGAATTGGCTCAAAACAAAGGCTTCAATGTATTTGACGCGGCTGAGTTGGTAGTTGGGATCTGTGCCCCAGGAGCAGGCAGCTATACCCGTAAACAAGTGGATGCCCTAACTGAGTGGGTGAAACGCCCTCAGATTGGTGCGAAAGGCTTGGTGTATGTGAAGTGCAATGAAGATGGTACTTTCAAGTCTTCTGTTGATAAATTCTATGGTCAGGAAGATTTAAAAGCATGGGCTGATAAGATGGGTGCCAATCCAGGTGACTTAATGTTGATTCTATCAGGCGATAAAAATGCTGTAAGAAAGCAGTTGTCAGAATTGAGGTTGAAGATGGGGACGGATCTTGGGCTAAGGGATAAAAATGTATTCAAGCCTCTTTGGGTACTGGATTTCCCATTGTTGGAGTGGGATGAGGAAACCAAGCGTTACCATGCCATGCATCACCCGTTCACTTCTCCTAAGAAAGAAGACATTCCTTTGCTGGAGTCTGACCCGGGAGCTGTTCGCGCCAATGCCTATGACTTGGTGATCAATGGTGTTGAAATCGGAGGTGGATCCATAAGGATTCATGATCGTGATACCCAAAAGACCATGTTTAAGCACCTTGGTTTTACAGATGAAGAAGCGCAAGCCCAGTTTGGGTTCTTAATGGAAGCTTTTGAGTATGGAGCGCCGCCACATGGAGGTATTGCCTTCGGTTTTGACCGTCTTTGTGCTATTTTTGGAGGTAGTGACTCTATCAGGGATTACATTGCCTTCCCTAAAAACAACTCTGGAAGAGACGTTATGATCGATTCTCCAAGCCCGATTGCAGATGAACAACTACAAGAGTTGAGCATTCAACTGGCGCTGAAAAAGTAA
- a CDS encoding peptidoglycan DD-metalloendopeptidase family protein: protein MKKSWIAAVGVVLLTAGGYGLYHFNLQPKSEEVAEEATAVMEVPAVVEENLLYGIDVNKLDVVEGVVGRNQTLSTILAPFNVSYQIIDQIAKKSKDIFDVRRIAFNKKYTVLTSRDSSAQAEYFIYEPNAAEFVVYKLDGNDIYKEAKPVEIRKREVAGQITSSLYVNMTDQGVTPDLIDEFADLYGWSVDFQHLQKGDKFKVVYNERLVEGKVVGVEEIQAAFFEHKGQPYHAIPFEQNGQVSFFDEKGNSFKKAFLRDPVKFTRISSRYNLRRYHPVQKRYKAHLGTDYAAPRGTEIRAVGDGTIIAASYTGGNGNYVKVKHNGTYTTQYLHMSKIASGIRNGVRVKQGQVIGYVGSTGLATGPHLCFRFWKNGKQVDWLREDIPPSEPIAEANKLAFERVKAEKLEQLAAIPYSEGKDERLLTTR from the coding sequence ATGAAGAAATCATGGATTGCAGCCGTGGGAGTAGTGCTGCTAACGGCCGGAGGATATGGACTTTACCATTTCAATCTCCAGCCAAAAAGTGAAGAAGTGGCAGAGGAGGCTACAGCGGTAATGGAAGTACCGGCTGTAGTGGAAGAAAATTTGCTTTATGGTATTGATGTTAATAAACTAGATGTGGTAGAAGGAGTAGTAGGAAGAAACCAAACATTATCCACCATCCTCGCTCCCTTTAACGTCTCTTACCAGATTATTGACCAAATCGCCAAAAAGTCCAAGGATATTTTCGATGTCCGAAGGATCGCTTTCAATAAAAAATATACTGTCCTGACCTCTCGAGACAGTAGTGCCCAAGCAGAATATTTCATTTACGAACCCAATGCGGCCGAGTTTGTAGTTTACAAACTGGACGGAAACGATATTTACAAAGAAGCCAAACCTGTAGAAATCAGAAAAAGGGAAGTGGCAGGACAAATTACTTCCTCCCTTTATGTAAACATGACTGATCAGGGTGTTACCCCTGATTTGATAGATGAATTTGCCGACCTTTATGGTTGGAGTGTTGATTTTCAGCACCTTCAAAAGGGAGATAAGTTCAAAGTAGTTTATAATGAAAGGCTTGTTGAAGGAAAGGTAGTTGGCGTGGAGGAAATTCAGGCAGCTTTCTTCGAGCATAAAGGACAACCCTATCATGCCATCCCGTTTGAACAAAACGGACAGGTGTCTTTCTTTGATGAAAAAGGCAACAGCTTTAAAAAAGCCTTCTTAAGAGACCCTGTTAAGTTTACCCGCATTAGTTCCCGCTACAACCTCAGAAGGTACCACCCTGTGCAAAAAAGATACAAAGCGCATTTAGGTACGGATTATGCTGCCCCAAGAGGAACTGAAATCAGGGCTGTGGGTGACGGGACTATCATTGCCGCCAGCTATACTGGAGGAAATGGTAATTATGTAAAAGTAAAACACAATGGCACCTATACCACCCAATATCTTCACATGTCCAAGATTGCCAGTGGAATCAGAAATGGTGTCAGGGTAAAACAAGGACAAGTAATTGGCTATGTGGGTAGCACAGGCTTAGCCACTGGCCCACATTTATGTTTCAGGTTCTGGAAAAACGGTAAGCAAGTGGACTGGCTTAGAGAGGACATTCCTCCTTCTGAGCCCATCGCCGAAGCTAATAAATTGGCTTTTGAAAGGGTAAAAGCTGAGAAGCTGGAGCAATTGGCCGCCATCCCCTATTCAGAAGGCAAAGACGAAAGATTACTTACAACTAGATAG
- a CDS encoding OmpA family protein: MKTIFRLLFAGVVVTMIHHNAMAQNSLFRYADKQYELFNYEEAAEVYVKAFEKKGKYKAAQRAAMSFQKLNDYDQSYEWWKTTVGFEEASTNDFVNFIASANQLGKMDEVVLAMDTITSEGKLDKINLDSLMSWYDKPTSVEAVGLDSLNSASADFGMVVDGQGNKYFASDRGDAGHSKKAAIRFDVSNKINEDTYEWTGRDFLTVYKMNKEGEVATVTSPVPDSYHFADPFFLEQQAVAFYTVTREVKRVDGKKVKTRKVNPEMDYGQSQNEFIDYHPEIYYSKIGENGEFSDYSAFPLNDALKYSLINPFLDENSNQLYFASDMEGGYGGFDIYVVEYDKEFNFGEPKNLGPDINTEGDERDPYLFGNNFYFSSNGHFGLGGLDIFSAKYQNGSLSNVKNMGVPYNSPKDDFAMTLSEEGTKYLSSNRSGGKGLDDIYMIKDMFRRFLGRVKDCDGALITDGFVAEFIEKDAAKTLDLDRETAGEVKANISPESHYELKISKRGYFPVHDEDINTEGMEGTLLEREYTLVPIPYKTTVFVDLVYYDLDKSSIRSDAQPILDKLASLMNEHDYLDLMVRSHTDARASDEYNDRLSNDRADAVAAYLATKGIATERVHEEWFGEKMLAVDCGDGVPCPERSHQLNRRSELVLMAFADENRDYELPQDLLDLCDQPNLGIQMNVPTIYFDFDKYNLRPEGIKQLERLLLLMNERESIQLALEGHTDIRGSEAYNEGLSEKRAEVVRQFLVARGIDEGRVSYSWYGKTRPVHDCEGTPCTEAEHQLNRRTEVKLMLNEKNINASNEEIVEEKISYFQDGSIEDQLKGTYVITGVFSSADNATVFSKRNKASGLEKGGFFFDPATGLYYCYAAKYDNLQMALGDLDQVIASGFEGAWVMVL; this comes from the coding sequence ATGAAAACAATTTTTAGACTTCTATTTGCCGGGGTAGTGGTGACCATGATTCACCACAATGCCATGGCGCAAAATTCATTGTTTCGGTATGCTGACAAACAGTATGAGCTTTTTAATTATGAGGAAGCTGCAGAAGTTTATGTCAAGGCTTTTGAGAAAAAGGGAAAGTACAAGGCAGCTCAGCGTGCGGCGATGAGCTTTCAAAAGCTAAATGATTATGATCAATCCTATGAGTGGTGGAAGACCACTGTTGGATTTGAAGAGGCCAGCACCAATGACTTTGTCAATTTTATTGCTTCAGCCAATCAATTAGGCAAAATGGATGAGGTAGTTCTGGCTATGGATACGATCACCAGTGAAGGGAAATTGGACAAAATCAACTTGGATTCTTTGATGAGCTGGTATGACAAGCCTACCTCTGTCGAAGCTGTGGGGCTGGATTCATTGAATTCGGCTTCAGCGGATTTTGGAATGGTAGTGGATGGACAGGGAAATAAGTATTTTGCCTCTGATCGGGGAGATGCCGGGCACAGTAAGAAAGCAGCCATTCGTTTTGATGTAAGCAACAAAATCAATGAAGATACCTATGAATGGACAGGCAGGGATTTTCTTACGGTATACAAAATGAACAAAGAGGGAGAAGTAGCAACAGTGACTTCGCCTGTTCCTGATAGTTATCATTTTGCTGACCCCTTCTTTTTGGAACAACAGGCTGTGGCTTTTTATACGGTTACCAGAGAAGTAAAGAGGGTAGATGGCAAAAAAGTAAAAACCAGAAAGGTGAATCCAGAAATGGACTATGGACAGTCGCAAAATGAATTCATAGATTATCACCCAGAGATTTATTACAGCAAGATAGGGGAAAATGGTGAGTTTTCAGATTATAGCGCGTTTCCCTTAAATGATGCATTGAAGTATTCGTTGATCAATCCTTTTTTAGATGAGAACAGTAACCAACTTTACTTTGCTTCAGATATGGAAGGTGGCTATGGGGGCTTTGACATCTATGTGGTGGAATATGATAAGGAGTTTAACTTTGGGGAACCAAAAAACCTTGGGCCTGACATCAATACCGAAGGAGATGAAAGGGACCCTTACCTGTTTGGAAATAATTTTTACTTTTCATCCAATGGGCACTTTGGACTGGGAGGACTGGATATTTTTTCAGCTAAATATCAAAATGGATCCTTAAGCAATGTGAAAAATATGGGAGTTCCCTACAATTCCCCCAAGGATGATTTTGCGATGACCTTATCTGAAGAAGGTACCAAATACCTTTCTTCCAATAGGTCGGGAGGAAAAGGGCTGGATGACATTTATATGATCAAAGACATGTTCAGAAGGTTTTTGGGAAGGGTGAAAGATTGTGATGGTGCTTTGATTACGGATGGTTTTGTGGCAGAGTTTATTGAAAAGGATGCTGCTAAGACTTTGGATCTTGATCGAGAGACGGCAGGAGAAGTAAAAGCCAATATAAGTCCTGAGAGCCACTATGAGCTAAAGATTTCCAAAAGAGGCTATTTCCCGGTACATGATGAAGATATCAATACAGAGGGCATGGAAGGAACGCTCTTGGAGAGAGAATACACTTTGGTTCCTATCCCTTATAAGACCACGGTATTTGTGGATTTGGTTTATTATGATTTGGACAAATCCTCAATCCGCTCTGATGCACAGCCAATTTTGGATAAACTGGCCAGTCTGATGAATGAGCATGATTATTTGGACTTGATGGTGCGTTCCCATACCGACGCCCGGGCTTCTGATGAATACAATGACAGGCTTAGTAATGACAGGGCTGATGCGGTTGCAGCTTATTTGGCGACCAAGGGGATAGCGACAGAGCGGGTTCATGAGGAATGGTTTGGGGAAAAAATGTTGGCAGTGGACTGTGGTGATGGAGTTCCATGCCCTGAAAGGTCCCATCAGCTAAATAGAAGAAGTGAGCTTGTACTGATGGCTTTTGCAGATGAAAACAGGGATTATGAGCTTCCGCAAGATTTATTGGATCTTTGTGATCAACCCAATTTGGGCATTCAGATGAATGTGCCAACCATCTATTTTGATTTTGACAAATACAATTTGAGGCCTGAAGGCATCAAGCAGTTGGAGCGCTTGCTGCTGTTGATGAATGAGCGGGAAAGCATCCAGTTGGCTTTGGAAGGTCATACAGATATTAGAGGCTCTGAAGCCTACAATGAAGGACTGTCTGAAAAAAGAGCGGAGGTAGTCCGCCAGTTTTTAGTTGCGCGAGGTATCGATGAAGGTAGGGTATCCTATTCTTGGTATGGAAAAACCAGGCCTGTACATGATTGTGAAGGAACACCGTGTACCGAAGCCGAACACCAGCTTAACAGAAGAACAGAGGTCAAGTTGATGCTGAATGAGAAAAACATCAATGCTTCCAATGAAGAAATTGTGGAGGAGAAGATCAGTTATTTTCAGGATGGTAGTATTGAAGATCAGCTAAAGGGAACCTATGTGATCACTGGAGTATTTTCTTCTGCTGATAATGCGACTGTATTTTCAAAGAGGAATAAAGCCAGCGGTCTTGAAAAAGGAGGCTTCTTTTTTGATCCTGCTACAGGTCTCTATTATTGTTATGCTGCTAAATATGATAATCTCCAAATGGCTTTAGGGGATTTGGATCAGGTAATTGCTTCAGGCTTTGAAGGAGCTTGGGTGATGGTCCTTTGA
- a CDS encoding type IX secretion system membrane protein PorP/SprF, translating into MKNIFKILVISLTVFFNTTQGTFAQQLPQFSQYIFNGLHVNPGYAGYKGVPYIQSTYRSQWVNFPGAPTTFTVTADLSANEGLMGFGASIMSDKIGPTQTNSGMLTYAYRIQTGYESFLGLGVSAGVSEYVMDGDLLNPNDFGDNNIPEGKTNMFTPNLNAGIFFNTQRFYAGVSVYNLVGQKALEREDIALAYHNFHYYLTAGVMLPISEDIQFKPSILIKEEQGAATNYDINGMFLFMQTLWVGGSYRSNMGNGNEALQEDLSKRNSIAAIIEIFATNNLRIGYAYDHNTNVLSNLRNNSHEISVGYYITPKNVRMNNPRWF; encoded by the coding sequence ATGAAAAATATTTTTAAAATTCTCGTAATTTCCCTGACAGTATTCTTTAATACTACTCAGGGTACTTTTGCCCAGCAGCTGCCACAATTCAGCCAGTATATTTTCAATGGGCTGCATGTAAATCCAGGTTATGCAGGATACAAAGGAGTGCCTTATATTCAATCGACTTATAGAAGTCAGTGGGTGAATTTTCCAGGAGCCCCTACAACCTTTACCGTTACGGCAGATTTGAGTGCCAATGAAGGGCTGATGGGTTTTGGAGCTTCTATCATGTCAGATAAGATCGGGCCTACACAAACAAACTCAGGAATGTTGACTTATGCCTATAGAATCCAAACTGGATATGAGTCTTTTTTAGGCTTGGGTGTAAGTGCAGGTGTATCTGAGTATGTAATGGATGGGGACCTGCTAAACCCAAATGACTTTGGGGATAACAATATCCCAGAAGGAAAGACTAATATGTTTACACCTAATTTAAATGCTGGTATTTTCTTCAATACACAACGTTTCTATGCTGGAGTAAGTGTTTACAACTTGGTTGGTCAAAAAGCTTTGGAGAGAGAGGACATAGCTTTGGCATATCATAATTTCCATTACTATTTGACCGCAGGGGTCATGTTGCCTATTTCAGAGGATATTCAGTTCAAACCATCTATATTGATTAAAGAAGAACAGGGAGCAGCCACCAATTATGATATCAATGGAATGTTCCTTTTTATGCAGACTTTATGGGTAGGAGGATCGTATCGCTCCAATATGGGGAACGGTAATGAAGCCTTACAGGAGGACTTAAGCAAGCGAAACTCTATTGCAGCTATCATAGAGATTTTTGCCACCAATAACTTAAGAATTGGGTATGCTTATGATCATAATACAAATGTTTTGAGTAATTTAAGGAATAACTCCCACGAAATATCGGTAGGGTACTATATTACTCCTAAGAATGTAAGGATGAACAACCCAAGATGGTTTTAG